Proteins from a single region of Streptomyces spectabilis:
- a CDS encoding ABC transporter ATP-binding protein, which translates to MTARLTAREITLRYGDRVVSTRLSLDVPDGAFTAIVGPNACGKSTLLRALVRLLRPDSGHVELDGRAVGGYATKALAKQLGFLPQDPLAPEDIKVRQLVARGRFPHQSLLALWSPRDEEAVAEAMAAAGVADLADRPVQQLSGGQRQRVWMAMVLAQETPYLLLDEPTSFLDITHQYQLLGLLARLRDEGRTVIAVLHDINQACRFADHLVAMKDGRVVAEGEPGAIVDAALIKDVFDLPSVIVPDPVTDTPMVVPTLQGE; encoded by the coding sequence GTGACCGCACGCCTGACCGCGCGGGAGATCACCCTGCGCTACGGAGACCGCGTGGTCTCCACCCGGCTGAGCCTGGACGTGCCCGACGGCGCGTTCACCGCCATCGTGGGCCCCAACGCCTGCGGGAAGTCGACCCTGTTGCGGGCCCTCGTACGGCTGCTCCGCCCCGACTCGGGGCACGTCGAACTCGACGGCCGCGCGGTCGGCGGCTACGCGACCAAGGCCCTGGCCAAGCAGCTCGGCTTCCTGCCGCAGGATCCGCTGGCCCCCGAGGACATCAAGGTCCGCCAGCTCGTGGCCCGGGGCCGCTTCCCGCACCAGTCGCTCCTGGCCCTGTGGTCGCCCCGGGACGAGGAGGCCGTCGCCGAAGCCATGGCCGCCGCCGGCGTCGCCGACCTGGCCGACCGGCCGGTGCAGCAGCTCTCCGGCGGTCAGCGCCAACGCGTCTGGATGGCCATGGTGCTCGCCCAGGAGACCCCCTACCTGCTGCTCGACGAACCGACGTCCTTCCTGGACATCACCCACCAGTACCAACTGCTCGGCCTGCTGGCCAGGCTGCGAGACGAGGGCCGCACGGTCATCGCCGTCCTGCACGACATCAACCAGGCGTGCCGCTTCGCGGACCACCTGGTCGCCATGAAGGACGGCCGGGTGGTCGCCGAGGGCGAGCCCGGCGCCATCGTGGACGCCGCGCTGATCAAGGACGTCTTCGACCTGCCGAGCGTCATCGTCCCCGACCCCGTGACGGACACGCCCATGGTCGTCCCCACACTGCAAGGAGAGTGA
- a CDS encoding non-ribosomal peptide synthetase: MSTARVSSSSAGPLDLTSAQLGIWNAQRLEPDSPYYVVGDVVEISGDAPVDVDALVEAVRATTEEAETLRLRVRETPDGPRQSVSDEPVPAPEVVDVSGAADPAAAAAALVDAERARAGETCRGMVERTLYSRTVIKLSDREVWYTQLGHHLIFDGYTAAMLARRTAARYTALVRGTEPPRSTFGSFPELVAADRAYRDSDRAAEDRAYWVERFTPLPDLGDVDTAAGPPERTLTARAVVPAGQVARLRAFADEAGVTWGEALIAGYAAFLHRMLGRTDVVFALPLMCRTGSTELRTPAMAVNVLPLRVAVHPGDGLGELSRRVAAAMKEMRDHQRYRGEDLPRDLGVPGAGALLHGRGINLKAFDLTLDFAGSTGVMRNVAGGPPEDMGLSVLPTRDGGLLFGFEVDARTNDQAAVDAKLTGLRALLAGLTDGLPVGRIALTDDADRLLADWAPPALPGTPVDVPTAFAAMAAADPAGTALVYGAERLCAGDLAGRVHRVARALRARGIGPDDLVALALPRSADLVVALLAVLDAGAAFQPLDAAHPAERLRELIDDTRPALVLTDGTLDGLPWTTLLDEAAALSDAPLRDDELAAPRHPEHLAYVIHTSGSTGRPKGVLGRVGGLAALLHHQRATVIAEAEGATRRRLRVAHTYSFAFDSAFDHLVWLLCGHELHVYDAETARDADALLAAYARDGIDVVDTTPSMAAPLIEGGLLDLRPALLVLGGEATPPALWRKVAASGITARNIYGPTEATVDATTARITGDEPTIGHPLAGTRVLLLDHALQPVPHGTAGELYLAGPHLARGYLGRPGASAERFVADPFGAPGQRMYRTGDQARWVPGRGLEYLGRGDGQIKIRGHRVETGEVEAALGAVPGVTAAAATVRSSRLIGYVVAASVTGDAVRAHLAERLPEHMVPAAVVVLDELPVTPNGKLDRAALPAPAATGGGREPRTERERLLCAVLAEVFDVERVGVDDDFFALGGDSITAITVSSRLRAKGFELRPRDLLARRSFAALAASADAVDDDTRVTDDPTGPVPAPPIVRGLLDPHPDVDTVAGYAQWTALRVEELTHGDLAKGVQTVLDHHDALRLRVDDGLEVLPRGAVRAVVNEVHGEDVTALAEHLAGELDPRSGDLLRATLVRTGDGTPDRLVVVVHHLAMDGVSWRVLLPDLHTACTGGTLAPAGASWRRHATLLAEQGTSGARRGELDHWRAALDSAPRLGARPLDQTRDTVATAHRSVTVASPEVTEALLTTLPAAYRAGVDEVLLAALVLALRNRGVGGDAVTVTMEGHGREHLDLARTVGWFTSEYPVRVPASGDAGRLLRAAKEARRSVPDGGVGYGVLRHLDPQAGPELAATPPPDVLLNYLGRFAPLTAPGWRLPERDAFAVTEPDDKALEQVLALNCFVHEEGAPRLAVEWTAATEVLPADAVKDLQTAWAAALAALAAHARTTPGGLTPSDLPLVDLDQDAIDALERTGRVADVLPATPLQLGLSFHTLVREQQDTDVYVVQAVTTLVGDLDPDRMAAAARELLRRHPALRVYLGTAGDDVVQVIPADVALDWRQDDDFDTAVRTELQRPFDPANPPLIRFLLSRVGPHEHKLVITNHHALLDGWSMPLVGRTLLALYAELGGGPAAPTAPPLSEYFRWLAGRDHQASLAAWREALDGVDDATRLAPASTVTGVERPGRVTVDLGREFSDRLRAFARAQGITLTTVLQTAWGLLLGRLTGRRDVVFGCPVSGRPAEVDGVESMIGQLGTTIPVRVAHPQDRTARDLMADVHAQSVALADHHHVGLPGIQRAVGVGELFDTMLVMENFPLSSRKRTPLAPGLDLTGVDITDATHYALTVIVIPDDAITIGLGYQPSAFAETTVRDYGRWLHNLLREIVADPARPAVRLPALDPEERQRMLRTGTEVVPAKARGHWLEEFAAWVRHKPDAEALVCRDRSLSYAELDREANRLAHALIARGVRPQDPVAVLLGRDIEMTVALFGVAKAGAVYVPLDPSYPRERLAFMLDDIAPAAAVTTGAELPAESDIPVLRLDDAATLAAAPGTDPAEARSRLTDDALAYVIYTSGTTGRPKGVGVTHRGVPDLIALQEEVVGVTEHDRYLHFASTSFDVAFWQTMVPLLSGGTSVIAPEEVRVPGDELLDYIVEHRVTGVNLLPSFLAAMPDDRTVDPDVFFVVGAERLDPELARRWGTGRKALFNAYGPTEVTINSVTWTYEPDDPGPLPIGRPDPNVRAYVLDGGLQPVGAGVTGELYLGGPSVARGYLGRPGLTSERFVADPFAAPGERMYRTGDLVRWRPDGQLVFLGRVDHQVKVRGFRVELGEIESTLTRHPAVRASAVIVREDRLVGYVIPTDGADLDTAELRAYLAGELPDHMVPTAFVELDRLPLSPSGKLDAAALPAPEIAAAARRAPATEAEAVLLRVFQDVLGTDDIGPDDAFFAIGGDSIVSLQVVSRARRKGLGLTARDVFEGETVAGIAARARALDGGAGPVTGDAPLTPIMRDLLRRAGTAADGFCQWVEICVPAGGDETTWRSALDALLARHDVLRAHLVDDALRVPEAGAVTAADVLTRVRADDEEPRALVDSHVAAVRAAMDPRTGPLLRALWVDRGPERPGRLVLIAHHLVVDGVSWRVLLDDVQHAYTGGALARHGQSFVGWARTLREADRRAELPHWQGMTATRALTGPLDPARDTVATAAHHEIRLDADTTRALITTLPAAYRSTPDAVLLTALAQAVHAWRGTPEVLVALESHGRPTSVDLSQTVGWFTAVHPVRLDARDDVRAVRERLRAQGDGLGHGILAAAGLLDPVAPEVAWNYLGQFPGAPTAETPWQPAPDADPLGSGGTDELPLPHSLMVNALVRDDALGVRITWPSALFTAAEIEDLAGHLRAALLRTAAAPEISGLDGDRPIAEVQPLTPLQEVMLRHARTERPDPYTVQSTFTLAGELDVDALRVAGEGLLARHPNLGAVFPAGLAVIPESPRPDFRVTDGPAEEALAADLAEPFDLAEGPLVRLTVIRRGPERADLVLTTHHVLSDGWSAPRILTELFALYAARVRGEEPDLPAPVPFGDYLRWRADHEPDLDVWAAELDGLPEGDHVHSGEPGPTWQEPALIAFEAPLVADLARLAARRGLTQNTLVQGAWAVLLARRSGRADVCFGAMVACRPPELEGAEEIIGLLANTVPVRARLDGTLAEALTDLQARQRALVEHQHVALTDLERLTGRHRLFDSLVVFENYPVDPDRLREPAPGLTVVGTRFREATHHPVTLTVMPDGDGWTGVLAHRAGVDVDGLADELLDLLRTLGAHLDDDVRDLLERR, encoded by the coding sequence TTGAGCACCGCACGCGTGTCCTCGTCCTCGGCCGGTCCGCTCGACCTGACGAGCGCCCAGCTGGGCATCTGGAACGCCCAGCGCCTCGAACCGGATTCGCCGTACTACGTGGTCGGCGACGTCGTCGAGATATCCGGCGACGCCCCGGTCGACGTGGACGCCCTGGTCGAAGCGGTCCGCGCCACCACCGAGGAGGCCGAGACGCTGCGGCTGCGGGTGCGCGAGACGCCGGACGGACCGCGCCAGTCGGTCAGCGACGAGCCGGTCCCCGCACCCGAGGTGGTCGACGTCAGCGGTGCGGCCGACCCCGCCGCCGCGGCGGCCGCGCTCGTCGACGCCGAGCGCGCGCGGGCGGGCGAGACATGTCGAGGCATGGTAGAACGAACGCTCTATTCACGCACGGTCATCAAACTGTCCGACCGCGAGGTCTGGTACACCCAGCTCGGCCACCACCTGATCTTCGACGGCTACACCGCCGCGATGCTCGCCCGGCGCACCGCCGCCCGCTACACCGCCCTCGTGCGCGGCACCGAGCCGCCGAGGTCGACCTTCGGCTCCTTCCCCGAACTCGTCGCCGCCGACCGGGCCTACCGCGACAGCGACCGGGCCGCCGAGGACCGCGCCTACTGGGTCGAGCGCTTCACCCCGCTGCCCGACCTCGGCGACGTCGACACCGCCGCGGGGCCGCCCGAGCGCACCCTGACCGCCCGCGCCGTCGTCCCGGCCGGCCAGGTGGCCCGGCTGCGCGCGTTCGCCGACGAGGCGGGCGTCACCTGGGGCGAGGCGCTGATCGCCGGATACGCGGCGTTCCTGCACCGCATGCTGGGCCGCACCGACGTGGTGTTCGCCCTGCCGCTGATGTGCCGCACCGGCTCGACCGAACTGCGCACCCCCGCCATGGCGGTGAACGTCCTGCCGCTCCGCGTGGCCGTGCACCCCGGCGACGGCCTCGGCGAGCTGAGCCGCCGGGTCGCGGCCGCCATGAAGGAGATGCGCGACCACCAGCGGTACCGCGGCGAGGACCTGCCCCGCGACCTCGGCGTGCCCGGCGCGGGCGCGCTCCTGCACGGCCGCGGCATCAACCTCAAGGCGTTCGACCTCACCCTCGACTTCGCCGGGTCCACCGGAGTGATGCGCAACGTCGCGGGCGGCCCGCCGGAGGACATGGGCCTGAGCGTCCTGCCGACCCGCGACGGCGGCCTGCTGTTCGGCTTCGAGGTCGACGCCCGCACCAACGACCAGGCCGCGGTCGACGCCAAGCTGACCGGCCTGCGGGCCCTGCTCGCCGGGCTCACCGACGGCCTGCCCGTGGGCCGGATCGCCCTGACCGACGACGCGGACCGGCTCCTCGCGGACTGGGCACCGCCCGCCCTGCCCGGCACCCCCGTCGACGTACCCACCGCGTTCGCCGCGATGGCCGCCGCGGACCCCGCGGGCACCGCCCTGGTGTACGGCGCCGAACGCCTCTGCGCCGGGGACCTGGCGGGCCGGGTGCACCGCGTCGCCCGCGCGCTGCGGGCCCGCGGCATCGGACCCGACGACCTCGTGGCCCTCGCCCTGCCGCGCTCCGCGGACCTGGTGGTCGCGCTGCTCGCGGTCCTCGACGCGGGCGCCGCCTTCCAGCCGCTCGACGCCGCGCACCCGGCCGAGCGGCTGCGCGAGCTGATCGACGACACCCGCCCCGCGCTCGTCCTCACCGACGGCACGCTCGACGGACTGCCGTGGACGACCCTGCTCGACGAGGCCGCCGCGCTGTCCGACGCGCCGCTGCGGGACGACGAGTTGGCCGCTCCCCGCCACCCCGAGCACCTCGCCTACGTGATCCACACCTCCGGGTCGACCGGCCGCCCCAAGGGCGTCCTCGGCCGGGTCGGCGGCCTCGCCGCGCTCCTGCACCACCAGCGGGCCACGGTCATCGCCGAGGCCGAGGGCGCCACGCGCAGGCGGCTGCGCGTCGCCCACACCTACTCGTTCGCCTTCGACTCCGCCTTCGACCACCTGGTGTGGCTCCTGTGCGGCCACGAACTGCACGTCTACGACGCCGAGACGGCGCGCGACGCCGACGCCCTGCTCGCCGCGTACGCCCGCGACGGCATCGACGTCGTGGACACCACGCCGTCCATGGCCGCGCCGCTGATCGAGGGCGGCCTGCTCGACCTGCGCCCGGCGCTCCTCGTCCTGGGCGGCGAGGCCACCCCGCCCGCGCTGTGGCGCAAGGTCGCCGCGTCGGGGATCACCGCGCGCAACATCTACGGGCCCACCGAGGCCACCGTGGACGCCACCACCGCGCGGATCACCGGCGACGAGCCCACCATCGGCCACCCGCTGGCGGGCACCCGCGTCCTCCTGCTCGACCACGCCCTGCAGCCCGTACCGCACGGCACCGCCGGCGAGCTGTACCTGGCAGGACCCCACCTGGCCCGCGGCTACCTCGGCAGGCCCGGGGCGAGCGCCGAGCGCTTCGTCGCCGACCCGTTCGGCGCGCCCGGCCAGCGCATGTACCGCACCGGCGACCAGGCCCGCTGGGTGCCCGGACGCGGCCTCGAATACCTCGGCCGAGGCGACGGCCAGATCAAGATCCGCGGCCACCGGGTGGAGACCGGCGAGGTCGAGGCCGCGCTCGGCGCGGTGCCCGGCGTCACCGCGGCCGCCGCCACGGTGCGCTCGTCCCGCCTGATCGGCTACGTCGTGGCCGCCTCGGTCACCGGTGACGCCGTGCGCGCCCACCTGGCCGAGCGGCTGCCCGAGCACATGGTGCCCGCGGCCGTGGTGGTCCTCGACGAACTGCCCGTGACGCCCAACGGCAAGCTCGACCGCGCCGCCCTGCCCGCGCCCGCGGCCACCGGCGGCGGCCGGGAGCCGCGCACCGAGCGGGAGCGGCTGCTGTGCGCCGTACTCGCCGAGGTGTTCGACGTCGAACGGGTCGGCGTGGACGACGACTTCTTCGCCCTCGGCGGCGACAGCATCACCGCCATCACCGTCAGCAGCCGACTCCGGGCCAAGGGCTTCGAGCTGCGCCCGCGCGACCTGCTGGCCCGCCGCAGCTTCGCCGCCCTGGCCGCGTCCGCCGACGCGGTCGACGACGACACCCGGGTCACGGACGACCCGACCGGGCCGGTGCCCGCGCCGCCGATCGTGCGCGGCCTGCTCGACCCGCACCCCGACGTGGACACCGTCGCCGGATACGCCCAGTGGACCGCCCTCCGCGTCGAAGAGCTCACCCACGGAGACCTGGCCAAGGGCGTCCAGACCGTCCTCGACCACCACGACGCGCTGCGCCTGCGCGTGGACGACGGCCTGGAGGTGCTGCCCCGCGGGGCGGTGCGCGCCGTCGTCAACGAGGTGCACGGCGAGGACGTGACCGCGCTCGCCGAGCACCTCGCCGGTGAACTCGACCCGCGCTCGGGCGACTTGCTGCGCGCCACCCTGGTGAGGACCGGCGACGGCACCCCCGACCGCCTGGTCGTCGTCGTGCACCACCTCGCCATGGACGGCGTCTCCTGGCGCGTCCTGCTGCCCGACCTGCACACGGCCTGCACCGGCGGCACCCTCGCCCCGGCCGGCGCGTCCTGGCGGCGCCACGCCACGCTCCTCGCCGAGCAGGGCACCTCCGGCGCGCGACGCGGCGAACTCGACCACTGGCGCGCCGCGCTCGACTCCGCGCCCCGCCTCGGCGCCCGCCCCCTGGACCAGACGCGGGACACCGTCGCCACCGCCCACCGCTCGGTCACCGTGGCCTCGCCGGAGGTCACGGAGGCGCTCCTGACCACCCTGCCCGCGGCCTACCGCGCCGGGGTCGACGAGGTCCTGCTCGCCGCGCTCGTCCTCGCCCTGCGGAACCGGGGCGTCGGCGGCGACGCCGTCACCGTCACGATGGAGGGCCACGGCCGCGAACACCTCGATCTGGCCCGCACCGTCGGCTGGTTCACCAGCGAGTACCCGGTGCGCGTCCCCGCGTCCGGCGACGCGGGACGGCTCCTGCGCGCGGCCAAGGAGGCCCGGCGCTCCGTCCCCGACGGCGGCGTCGGCTACGGCGTCCTGCGCCACCTCGACCCGCAGGCGGGCCCCGAACTCGCGGCCACGCCGCCGCCGGACGTGCTCCTGAACTACCTGGGCCGCTTCGCCCCGCTGACCGCGCCGGGCTGGCGCCTGCCGGAGCGGGACGCCTTCGCGGTCACCGAACCCGACGACAAGGCGCTGGAACAGGTCCTCGCCCTCAACTGCTTCGTCCACGAGGAGGGCGCGCCCCGCCTCGCCGTCGAGTGGACGGCCGCGACCGAGGTCCTCCCCGCCGACGCCGTGAAGGACCTCCAGACGGCCTGGGCCGCCGCGCTCGCCGCCCTCGCCGCCCACGCGCGCACGACCCCCGGCGGGCTCACCCCCTCCGACCTGCCCCTGGTCGACCTCGACCAGGACGCCATCGACGCCCTCGAACGCACCGGCCGCGTCGCCGACGTCCTGCCCGCGACCCCGCTGCAACTCGGCCTGTCCTTCCACACGCTGGTCCGCGAACAGCAGGACACCGACGTCTACGTGGTCCAGGCCGTGACGACTCTGGTCGGCGACCTTGACCCGGACCGGATGGCGGCGGCCGCCCGCGAGCTGCTGCGCCGCCACCCCGCGCTGCGGGTGTACCTGGGCACGGCAGGGGACGACGTGGTGCAGGTGATCCCCGCCGACGTCGCCCTGGACTGGCGGCAGGACGACGACTTCGACACCGCCGTCCGCACCGAGCTCCAGCGCCCCTTCGACCCGGCGAACCCGCCGCTGATCCGCTTCCTGCTGTCCCGCGTCGGCCCGCACGAGCACAAGCTGGTGATCACCAACCACCACGCCCTGCTCGACGGCTGGTCGATGCCGCTGGTCGGCCGCACCCTGCTCGCCCTCTACGCCGAACTGGGCGGCGGCCCCGCCGCTCCCACCGCCCCGCCCCTGTCGGAGTACTTCCGCTGGCTCGCCGGGCGGGACCACCAGGCGTCCCTGGCCGCGTGGCGCGAGGCCCTGGACGGAGTCGACGACGCGACGCGCCTCGCCCCCGCGAGCACCGTCACCGGCGTCGAGCGGCCCGGCCGCGTGACCGTCGACCTCGGCCGGGAGTTCAGCGACCGCCTGCGCGCCTTCGCCCGCGCACAGGGAATCACCCTGACCACCGTGCTCCAGACGGCCTGGGGCCTGCTGCTCGGCAGGCTCACCGGGCGCCGCGACGTCGTGTTCGGCTGCCCGGTGTCCGGGCGGCCCGCCGAGGTCGACGGCGTGGAGTCGATGATCGGCCAGCTCGGCACCACCATCCCGGTGCGCGTGGCGCACCCCCAGGACCGCACCGCGCGGGACCTCATGGCGGACGTACACGCCCAGAGCGTGGCCCTCGCCGACCACCACCACGTCGGCCTGCCCGGAATCCAGCGGGCGGTGGGCGTCGGCGAACTGTTCGACACCATGCTGGTGATGGAGAACTTCCCGCTCTCCAGCCGCAAGCGCACCCCGCTCGCCCCCGGCCTCGACCTGACCGGCGTGGACATCACCGACGCCACGCACTACGCGCTCACCGTGATCGTGATCCCCGACGACGCGATCACCATCGGCCTCGGCTACCAGCCGAGCGCCTTCGCCGAGACGACCGTGCGCGACTACGGCCGCTGGCTGCACAACCTCCTGCGGGAGATCGTCGCCGACCCGGCACGGCCCGCGGTCCGGCTGCCCGCGCTCGACCCCGAGGAGCGGCAGCGGATGCTGCGCACCGGCACCGAGGTCGTCCCCGCCAAGGCCCGCGGCCACTGGCTGGAGGAGTTCGCCGCCTGGGTGCGCCACAAGCCCGACGCCGAGGCCCTGGTCTGCCGCGACCGCAGCCTCAGCTACGCCGAGCTCGACCGCGAGGCCAACCGCCTCGCCCACGCGCTGATCGCGCGCGGCGTACGGCCTCAGGACCCGGTGGCGGTCCTGCTCGGGCGCGACATCGAGATGACCGTGGCCCTGTTCGGCGTGGCCAAGGCGGGCGCCGTGTACGTCCCCCTGGACCCGAGCTACCCGCGCGAGCGCCTGGCGTTCATGCTCGACGACATCGCCCCGGCCGCCGCCGTGACGACCGGCGCCGAACTGCCCGCCGAGAGCGACATCCCGGTCCTGCGGCTCGACGACGCGGCCACGCTCGCCGCCGCCCCCGGCACCGACCCGGCCGAGGCGCGCTCCCGCCTCACCGACGACGCGCTCGCCTACGTCATCTACACCTCCGGCACCACCGGCCGCCCCAAGGGCGTCGGCGTCACTCACCGCGGCGTGCCCGACCTGATCGCCCTCCAGGAGGAGGTCGTCGGCGTCACCGAGCACGACCGGTATCTGCACTTCGCGTCGACCAGCTTCGACGTCGCGTTCTGGCAGACCATGGTGCCGCTGCTGTCCGGCGGCACCTCCGTGATCGCCCCCGAGGAGGTCCGCGTCCCCGGCGACGAACTCCTCGACTACATCGTCGAGCACCGGGTCACCGGGGTGAACCTGCTGCCGTCGTTCCTGGCCGCGATGCCCGACGACCGCACCGTCGACCCCGACGTGTTCTTCGTCGTCGGCGCCGAGCGCCTCGACCCTGAGCTGGCCCGGCGCTGGGGCACGGGCCGCAAGGCGCTGTTCAACGCCTACGGCCCCACCGAAGTCACCATCAACTCCGTGACCTGGACCTACGAACCGGACGACCCCGGCCCGCTGCCGATCGGCCGCCCCGACCCCAACGTCCGCGCCTACGTCCTCGACGGCGGGCTCCAGCCCGTCGGCGCCGGCGTCACCGGCGAGCTGTACCTGGGCGGGCCCAGCGTGGCCCGCGGCTACCTCGGCCGCCCCGGTCTGACCTCCGAGAGGTTCGTCGCCGACCCGTTCGCCGCGCCGGGGGAGCGCATGTACCGCACGGGCGACCTCGTGCGCTGGCGGCCGGACGGACAGCTGGTGTTCCTCGGCCGCGTCGACCACCAGGTCAAGGTCCGCGGCTTCCGCGTCGAGCTGGGCGAGATCGAGTCCACGCTGACCCGCCACCCCGCCGTGCGCGCCAGCGCGGTGATCGTGCGCGAGGACCGGCTCGTCGGCTACGTCATCCCCACCGACGGAGCGGACCTGGACACCGCGGAGCTCCGCGCGTACCTGGCGGGCGAACTGCCCGACCACATGGTGCCGACGGCGTTCGTGGAGCTCGACCGCCTGCCGCTGAGCCCCAGCGGCAAGCTCGACGCCGCCGCCCTTCCCGCCCCCGAGATCGCGGCCGCCGCGCGCCGCGCACCGGCCACCGAGGCCGAAGCCGTGCTCCTCCGCGTGTTCCAGGACGTCCTCGGCACCGACGACATCGGACCCGACGACGCCTTCTTCGCCATCGGCGGCGACAGCATCGTGTCGCTGCAAGTGGTCTCGCGCGCCCGCCGCAAGGGCCTCGGCCTGACCGCGCGGGACGTGTTCGAGGGCGAGACGGTCGCCGGGATCGCCGCGCGCGCCCGCGCCCTGGACGGCGGCGCGGGCCCCGTGACCGGCGACGCCCCGCTGACCCCGATCATGCGGGACCTGCTGCGCCGCGCGGGCACCGCCGCCGACGGCTTCTGCCAGTGGGTGGAGATCTGCGTCCCCGCGGGCGGCGACGAGACGACCTGGCGCTCCGCGCTCGACGCGCTCCTGGCCCGGCACGACGTACTGCGGGCCCACCTGGTGGACGACGCCCTGCGCGTCCCCGAGGCCGGAGCCGTCACCGCCGCCGACGTCCTCACCCGCGTACGGGCGGACGACGAAGAGCCGCGTGCCCTGGTCGACTCCCACGTCGCCGCGGTCCGCGCGGCGATGGACCCGCGCACCGGACCCCTCCTGCGCGCGCTGTGGGTGGACCGCGGACCCGAACGGCCCGGCAGGCTCGTCCTGATCGCCCACCACCTGGTCGTCGACGGCGTGTCCTGGCGCGTCCTCCTCGACGACGTGCAGCACGCCTACACCGGCGGCGCCCTCGCCCGGCACGGCCAGTCGTTCGTCGGCTGGGCCCGCACGCTGCGCGAGGCCGACCGGCGGGCCGAACTGCCGCACTGGCAGGGCATGACCGCCACTCGGGCGCTCACCGGGCCGCTCGACCCCGCCCGGGACACCGTGGCCACCGCGGCGCACCACGAGATCCGGCTCGACGCCGACACGACCCGCGCCCTGATCACGACCCTGCCCGCCGCGTACCGCAGCACGCCGGACGCCGTGCTCCTGACCGCGCTCGCCCAGGCGGTCCACGCCTGGCGCGGCACCCCGGAGGTCCTGGTCGCCCTGGAGAGCCACGGCCGTCCCACGTCGGTCGACCTGTCGCAGACGGTCGGCTGGTTCACCGCCGTGCACCCCGTACGCCTCGACGCGCGCGACGACGTGCGGGCCGTCAGGGAACGGCTGCGCGCCCAGGGCGACGGCCTCGGCCACGGCATCCTCGCCGCGGCCGGGCTGCTCGACCCGGTGGCACCGGAAGTCGCCTGGAACTACCTCGGCCAGTTCCCCGGCGCCCCGACCGCGGAGACGCCGTGGCAGCCCGCCCCCGACGCCGACCCGCTCGGCTCCGGAGGCACCGACGAACTGCCCCTGCCGCACAGCCTGATGGTCAACGCCCTGGTGCGCGACGACGCGCTCGGGGTGCGGATCACCTGGCCGTCCGCGCTGTTCACCGCCGCCGAGATCGAGGACCTCGCCGGGCACCTCCGGGCCGCGCTGCTGCGCACCGCCGCCGCACCGGAGATCAGCGGGCTCGACGGGGACCGGCCGATCGCCGAGGTGCAGCCGCTCACCCCGCTGCAGGAGGTGATGCTGCGCCACGCGCGCACCGAGCGCCCCGACCCCTACACCGTGCAGTCGACGTTCACGCTCGCCGGTGAGCTCGACGTCGACGCCCTGCGCGTCGCGGGCGAGGGCCTCCTCGCCCGGCACCCGAACCTGGGCGCCGTGTTCCCCGCGGGCCTCGCGGTGATCCCGGAGTCGCCGCGGCCGGACTTCCGGGTGACCGACGGGCCCGCGGAGGAGGCCTTGGCGGCCGATCTGGCCGAGCCCTTCGACCTGGCCGAAGGACCGCTCGTCCGGCTGACCGTGATCCGCCGCGGCCCCGAACGCGCCGACCTGGTCCTGACCACCCATCACGTGCTCTCCGACGGCTGGTCGGCGCCGCGCATCCTGACCGAGCTGTTCGCCCTCTACGCCGCCCGTGTCCGGGGCGAGGAGCCGGACCTGCCCGCTCCCGTACCGTTCGGCGACTATCTGCGCTGGCGCGCCGACCACGAGCCCGACCTCGACGTCTGGGCCGCGGAACTGGACGGCCTGCCCGAGGGCGACCACGTGCACAGCGGCGAGCCGGGGCCCACGTGGCAGGAGCCCGCGCTCATCGCGTTCGAGGCGCCCCTGGTGGCCGACCTCGCCCGGCTCGCCGCACGCCGCGGCCTGACCCAGAACACCCTGGTGCAGGGCGCGTGGGCGGTCCTCCTCGCCCGGCGCTCCGGGCGCGCGGACGTCTGCTTCGGCGCCATGGTCGCCTGCCGTCCCCCGGAGCTCGAAGGGGCCGAGGAGATCATCGGTCTGCTCGCCAACACCGTGCCCGTCCGCGCACGGCTCGACGGCACGCTCGCCGAGGCGCTCACCGACCTCCAGGCCCGGCAGCGGGCCCTGGTCGAGCACCAGCACGTCGCCCTGACCGACCTGGAGCGGCTGACCGGGCGCCACCGGCTCTTCGACAGCCTCGTGGTGTTCGAGAACTACCCGGTCGACCCCGACCGGCTGCGCGAACCCGCCCCCGGGCTCACCGTCGTCGGCACCCGCTTCCGCGAGGCCACCCACCACCCGGTGACCTTGACCGTCATGCCGGACGGCGACGGCTGGACCGGCGTGCTCGCCCACCGGGCCGGAGTGGACGTCGACGGGCTCGCCGACGAACTCCTCGACCTGCTCCGCACCCTGGGCGCCCACCTCGACGACGACGTACGCGATCTGCTGGAGCGCCGATGA